One genomic region from Onychostoma macrolepis isolate SWU-2019 chromosome 23, ASM1243209v1, whole genome shotgun sequence encodes:
- the LOC131531485 gene encoding myoD family inhibitor domain-containing protein 2-like yields MSEAVVSGVRRLSTISEQDVDAEAEPVFSGDSEWAGSSASLCSRGKPSVQSSTFTSFESYQPDAADDCASILLACLYCRFCDAMAMLPDACERAFGRCFPSYKYYNTSDEPSKGKDWCSCNVNFDCGCMNSCQEASELIELAMEISEVCYR; encoded by the exons ATGAGTGAAGCTGTGGTTAGCGGGGTGAGACGGTTGAGCACCATCTCGGAGCAGGACGTGGACGCTGAAGCGGAGCCCGTGTTCTCAGGGGACAGCGAGTGGGCAGGATCCAGTGCTTCGCTCTGCTCGCGTGGAAAACCCAGTGTCCAGAGCAGCACCTTCACCTCCTTTGAGTCCTATCAGCCTGATGCTGCAG ATGACTGCGCCTCCATCCTGCTGGCTTGCCTCTACTGCCGCTTCTGTGACGCCATGGCCATGCTTCCTGACGCTTGTGAGCGAGCGTTTGGCCGCTGCTTCCCCTCTTACAAGTATTACAACACCTCGGATGAGCCGTCCAAAGGAAAAGACTGGTGCAGCTGCAACGTGAATTTTGACTGTGGTTGCATGAACTCCTGTCAGGAGGCCAGCGAGCTGATAGAGCTGGCGATGGAGATATCTGAGGTCTGTTACCGCTGA
- the LOC131531958 gene encoding 2-epi-5-epi-valiolone synthase: MSHASEISDGACDHVTEFRLVRADCTWSRQTADRERGEGRLSDARIYESSSEDGVTWTVVSPIVFTYRVIQCESLLDASNDTLLFGHISSPTELQALKNNSKAMKRFIVIDETVNDLYGSQVAAYFGARGVTYKILSLPTTEENKSMTLVTRILEEVHKFGIDRRTEPIIAIGGGVCLDITGLAASLYRRRTPYIRVPTTLLAYIDASVGAKTGVNFANGKNKLGSYIPPMAAFLDRSFLCTLPRRHISNGMAEMLKMALMKHRGLFELLEKDGRHLLDSSFQPSGRMPENMHTDAASVSTRLAIETMLEELAPNLWEDDLDRLVDFGHIISPELEMKILPALLHGEAVNIDMAFMVYVAHERGFLTEEEKRRIIVCMRSLDLPVWHSDCTLDLVQKSLTERLQHSGGFLRMPLPTALGKAKIFNDIEESIMCQAFKKWCDEQCETTMKTE, encoded by the exons ATGTCTcatgcttcagaaatcagtgaCGGAGCCTGTGATCATGTGACTGAATTCAGATTGGTGCGTGCAGACTGTACGTGGAGCAGACAGACTGCAGACCGTGAGCGCGGTGAGGGACGACTGTCAGACGCCAGGAT TTATGAGTCTTCATCAGAAGATGGAGTCACATGGACAGTGGTCAGTCCTATCGTCTTCACCTATCGAGTCATTCAGTGTGAGAGTCTTCTGGATGCAAGCAATGACACCTTACTGTTTGGCCATATCTCCAGCCCTACGGAGCTCCAGGCCCTTAAGAACAACAGTAAAGCTATGAAGCGATTCATTGTGATTGATGAGACTGTTAATGATCTATACGGCTCCCAGGTGGCAGCATATTTCGGAGCGAGAGGGGTGACCTACAAGATCCTTTCCTTACCCACAACTGAGGAGAACAAGTCCATGACCCTGGTGACCAGAATCTTGGAGGAGGTCCATAAGTTTGGGATCGACCGCCGTACGGAGCCCATTATCGCTATCGGTGGCGGCGTTTGTCTGGATATCACGGGTCTCGCTGCATCACTGTATCGCAGACGTACTCCGTATATCCGTGTCCCTACTACTCTGCTGGCTTACATCGATGCCAGTGTGGGGGCAAAGACTGGGGTCAATTTTGCCAACGGTAAAAATAAGCTAGGGTCATACATCCCACCCATGGCAGCGTTCCTGGACAGGAGTTTCCTCTGCACTCTGCCACGCCGCCATATTTCTAATGGAATGGCCGAAATGCTGAAG ATGGCGCTGATGAAACACAGAGGACTCTTTGAACTTTTGGAGAAGGATGGCAGACATTTGTTGGACTCCAGTTTCCAACCATCGGGGAGAATGCCAGAAAATATGCATACGGACGCAGCGAGTGTGTCCACAAGACTGGCCATTGAAACCATGCTGGAGGAACTTGCCCCAAACCTGTGGGAGGACGATCTGGACCGGCTGGTGGACTTTGGCCATATCATCAGTCCAGAGCTTGAAATG AAAATACTTCCTGCGCTTCTGCATGGAGAGGCGGTGAACATTGACATGGCTTTCATGGTCTATGTGGCTCACGAAAGGGGCTTTCTGACAGAAGAGGAGAAAAGACGTATCATTGTGTGTATGCGGAGTCTAGATCTTCCTGTGTGGCATTCAGACTGCACTCTGGATCTAGTACAGAAGTCCCTTACTGAACGACTCCAGCACTCGGGAGGATTTCTGAGAATGCCTCTGCCCACAGCGCTGGGAAAAGCaa